The following is a genomic window from Nicotiana tabacum cultivar K326 chromosome 3, ASM71507v2, whole genome shotgun sequence.
tctcaagcctcaactgctcatcctcggaagtcgctgccctgtcctcgagCTGAACTGACATTGCAGGCAGCacaagaataatctcagggacctactcaacatgcactcgctgcttagGAGTGCaggtggcgggagtctgtgctcctcccccggcctgagatatagctgcagcaaggggaagcaaccctgcctaagccaaagtggtgtacatgctcatgaactatgcgaaagtctcctgaagagctggagtagtagtagcaataggcatgtcaggtgcctggactcaggctggatccgctggtggtacCTTGGCGGCAGCTTGCGTAGGTGCCCTGGCTGCACCaagtgcgcgtcctcggcctctgacGACTACAGTAGGGGGCgtaggtgcctgatcatctcaaGTAGCATgtgtcatcaccatctgtgagagaatagaagacataagtttataattgtgatgtcaaaatatcgcacgacaagaaagtcaaatgaagtagaattttcctaacagttacatagcctctcgtagataagtacagacgtctccataccgatcagcgagactctaataatctggcttgtgatccatgactcctatgaacctagagctctgataccaacttgtcacgaccccggttcaccctccatgaaccatcgtgacggcacctagtctctacgactaggtaagcctaaattgcggaagaaaatCAAAATTTGCAGAAgtaatacaaattaaaaatagaaataaggcaataacaatgTTAAATGTGgcactcggcatacaccatatctATATAGATCTCAAAACCATATCTAAATTCAAGACCCGGAAatccacgaatcacaagctaagaaaaagaaatactacatagctctaactcggGAATTTTTGTCTAATAAGAATAGAAGTACAGAAAGGTTAAATACTAAAAGCATGAATataaagggacttctcggtctgtggacgcgaaaaatatacctcgaagtctctaagcagtcgcctctctcaaggatggtaggcttgagtagcagtacctggatctgcgcagaaggggcatgagtacaccacagcggtactcagtaagtgccaagcctaaccttggttgggtagtgacgaggaagattagggccctactgagattaaataaatataaagataacagGATAAGATAAGAAGTAAAATTGAGAATCTAtagtaagaatctacacaggataataagagtacagtAACGGAAACAGAGATAAAGGCAAATCACAAGGAAGTAACCGGTGATCTCACAGTATCCCGAGGAtgtcttagtaccctcaatatatgccaaggatctcttggtatcccgagaatctctcggtatcctcaatatatgctagggatctcttggtatcccaagagTCTCTCGGCattctcaatatatgctagggatctcttggtatcccgaggatctcttggtatcctcaatatatgctagggatctcttggtatctcgaggatctcttggtatccttaagatacgtgccagggatctcttggtatcccgcacctcaatcCAGATCAAAAATACGTActggggatctcccgggatgccgtcccgtagtcctaaattaaaaacacatagaagcaacactcaattaaatgcaaatttcgtaccaagtaaacagttaattctagcctaacatgcttcacgtaatgcaattaaggcaatttaagcaaatagacaattaaatcaactaaacatgctcttctaaactacaacaggctaaattcgcaagtagaataaagcagaaaaaaggaactcaattgaaatacttaaagtaaaaccgaattttcaacaattagctcaagtacgcactcgtcacctcacgtacaaggcaatTCAATTACCAAGTATATCAtgtcctaaggggaaaggtcccccacacaatgttagacaagacacttacctcgaaccggctcaaagtcaacctgaaaccatgctcttgccatgagtactcgactctaaatggcccaaatctattcaattcaattgcataatgtaaataatacttcaagtaactgattctacaattaaattctaagctaatacgtgaaattatgtaaaatgaccaaaatacccctcgggcccacatctcggaatcgggtgaaatttatattttcagagacctcgtactctcacgagtctatccatCATAAGAACattgaaatcggagtccaaatgacccctcaaatactTAACTAAAGgcttcttaaactcaagccctaattacccattttccccaaatttctcaccactaattaggtctttaatcacataaaaatgagttatgaagtcaaggacgttacctccaagtgattcccttttgttttcctcaaaagtttctctcaaaagcttcaaacccggatgaaaatggtgagagaatccctcaaattcgcgaagacaactatttatatgttctgcccaccgatttccgcatttgcggccctgatgctgtcccgcttctgcggaaactacGTTGTATCTGCGACTTTCATTAAATGACCAGAAACCGCATCTACGATCACCCTTTAGCAGATAcgctaccgcttctgcggtattccttccgcatctgcgtaACCTGAAGAAAGGACCAAAATTCGCTTCTGCGATatccttagccgcttctgcggcaccacATCTATGGTCCCTAAacgcagatgcaaaaataccagaagcagcaaaaaataTAGCAGCTGCAACATTTCCTCaacttctcgttaaccatccgaaatcaccccgaggcccccgagacctcaaccaaaggcatccacatatcctaaaaccttattcaaacttgtaccaatcctcaaaacacctaaaacaacatcgaaacctcgagttaaccatggatttaagcctaagaactccaaatttctcaaaatacgttgtcgataaaaaagtctatcaaacctcgtccgaatgacctgaaatttcgcacacacatcccgaatgacacaacggaactgttgaaactcttggaattccattctgaccattggatcaaaatctcactatcgaaccggaaacttccaaaattcaactttcggcatttcaagcctaaattagctacggacctccaaaacacaatccgaacatgctcctaaccccaaaatcacccaacggagctaacagaaccatcagatttctattctgaggctgtcttcacactgttccaactacggtcaactttccaacacttaagctctcatttagggactaagtgtcccaatacTCTCTGAAACTTAAAATCGAATATCCCGacaaattaaaatagtagaaatagactcggggaaagtagttaataggggataggggcgtaaattcttaagacgaccggccgggtcgtcacaacacGGGGTCATAGAGGAATTTCTAATTAGGAGATAACAAAACAATAAGGAGAACAATTACTTCAATTAAGACAAATAAGGCCAAATAACATGTAAGAATTAGAGGAAGGCTAACAACATTGCATGGAGCAAATAGAGGTAAATTATGCAATTAGGTAACTTAATCATAACTGAATACTTCCCACAGAaggaacataaggacctaagaatcttAAAGGGCAATTCTCTCACAAATAAGACCGagcacacgctcgtcacctcgcatgcacggactacaattagcataggggactcaaaatcctaaggggtagtctCCTATACAatgttaggcaaaatacttaccttaacGGAGTTagcccgatattccaaaatagcattCTTTCGCGAAACGACCTCCGGACGACTCCAATCTTTTTTGAGCTTTTCTTACCTTACTACTATGTTtcggaaattctagcaacttcaatctatttagaatcATCCAAAAGTGAACCACAATTAGGAGGATATTCGTGAGTTTAcctcatttaggcattttatcaaacactatgtgtgcacATTTGACTACATCttttaaccatagaattagttcatccaactactacaaTTTACCAACAATTCATCCCCCCATTATTCTTTAAtaatttatactcctaacatcacatgtgtgatcaaccattcacacccaaccaacaaaattccatcaaataatcacctttaaatccctaccatgatcatgtatttaaattgggattttatggcttccaatcaccataccataagttccaatacttgattcatactcataattccataataactccatatatgtaagtctaagggtgaaagattacctcttatagaccaaatcttgaaagacaactttggggtgtttttgagattttgaataaaTCCTATGAAATTCAATCAAAaccatgttgtaactagtgattgagaagtgaaatcaccataaaacacacttaaaaactcaccttaggtgtgtaaTTGGAGCCTTGACGGAATGGGTGATGGAGAGGATGCCCTAGTcttgaaaaatgacttaaatcctCTCTTTTACCGTCCTTAGGTGTATTTAGGGGTATTCTACTAGGGCGCCCGCGCTAAGGCCGCGGTCACGAGGCAGAAACATCTGAATATGCGCGGTCGCGCTCAGGCCGCGCACCTGGCTGCGCATATGATACATGtacagtaaaatggtcataacgttCTGTATatacctccaaatgacaaacggtttaatgcattggaaactagactcatagagctttaatttgataggttgtgcatcacacaacTCTTTATaaatatgtagatatgctcgtctcAAGTGAgttcttgtgcgtactcatttacaactttaatctattatgaaattttccaacttggcttaaacttaggactttccttagaccccatatATCTTATTGTATGCCTCGTACAATTGctatcatatccaattggtatCCATCATGGTAATAGACCTCTtccacatataaaataatataatttgaaCACGTCAACTTTTTTATTTCGCCAAAATACGCCGAATTATCCTAtggactttcaaatccaaattcggacatacatctaagtccgaaatcataatacgaagctattgacatcattaaaATTCCATATCGTGGTCTTTTATTCAAAAGTTaactctctggtcaactcttttcatttgagcttcaaaaataagattttgtttttctttaaatttgacTCCGAATCTTACGAAAACCAAACTAGACCATACATGCGGGTCATAATGTGAATTACGAAGTTTCTCGGGGTCTTAAGCCATTGAACGagacgtaaattcttaaaacgaaaATTTGGGTCGTTACAATTCTCCACCTCTGTCAGATCtgattctcttgatttttctactaagttgattttcaacctcagttttataagaaataaaagcattaaaagcatcatctttatttctaagcaaatacaacttagtatatctaaaaaatcatcaataaaagtcacaTAATATCTTTAACCACCTCTAGTCATAGTTTGCTTTAAATCTCCTAAATCAGTGTAAATCAAGGATAACAATTCAGTTTCTCTATTTACAGAAAAACAAGTCTTTCTAGTACTTTTAGTTTCAACacatatttcacacttgctaATATTATTTGTGTTTAAATCAGATATTAATCCTAGCGACTGCATTTTCTTTATATACGCTACATTACCATGTCCTAGTCTAGCATGCCACAAAGAAATTGACTCAACCATATAAGCAGAAGAAGATACATTTTCTTTGCTAGTATCAGAAATATTTAGCACAAATAAATCATGATTACAATATCCATTGCCcacaaaaaatttatttttggtCAATTCGACCTCATTATTTTCAAATGAAATCTTTACTCTAACTTTTCGTAATAACCCCATAGAAACCAAATTGGTTAGGATATTAGGAACATGTAATACATCACTCAATGCTAGAGTTTTACCAGATGTGAGTTTGAGAAGAATTTTTCCTTTCCCAAGAACACGAGCTGTTCTTGAGTCACCAAGATAAATAAATTCTTCTCCTTCCTCAATTTGGGTGTAAGACAAAAATTTATTCTTGTCTCCACAAATGTGCCTAGTAGCACCAGAGTCTATCGCCCAATTTCTCACATTGGCCACATTATTTATTTGGGAAATGACCGCAACAATTATATTATTCTCTTTAGTCAAATTTAATTTTGACTTAGTGAGACTATCATTTATCCCAACTCTTCTATCGCATTGAGGTGCATTTTTCTTAAAGGTTTTAATATTAGCATTGGATATGTAATCATGTCTATTCACATACCTGTATTTTGACATTAGTGTTTGCCAAAGTTGTGGATGCAATAACGTATTTGCAACACCATGGATATCTGGCAGGATAACTGGAACAGTAGCAGCAGAGAAAACATCAAAATTGGTAGCACCATAAAAAATTTCGGCAGTAGTATTACTTGCCATAGTTTCTTAGATTGTAGGAAAATGACACCGAAAAAGAACAATAATAATACTGCTTCAATATTATTTGTAAGAGGATACACAGATTGATTTGAGTCGTGCTGAAcactgtcctaagaaactatttcagcaatGTGAAATGTTTTCCCATGATTAAACGAGCCCATCTCTAATTTATTTATAGGATACATGAATGATCAAAAATATTAGCAAGTTTGGAATGAGGAAATAAACACAGGTTATAAAAGAAATTGGAACGCACAAAATGCTATACGTAATTGAAAAAAGAGAAGGCTTGTAGTGATGATTACTAATCATTAGCAATCATGAGAGAGCAAAGTATTTGTTGGTGTGTTCGGATGGTATAAGAAGTGGATATTTATAGTTATAAAATTGTGTAAGAAGATCTACTTGTCAAAAACATTCCATGTAAAGAGACAAGTGTTATGTCTCCTCTACCACTTGTTTATGGCTTTGCCATTTGGCCATATATCTTCATGCAAAAGGTCACATGGTAGATATTCATGACCACTTGTAAATTAAAAGAACACATGGctatttagaatttttaaaatacTCCCACACTAACTTATATAAACGATACGATAGACATTTCATTAAAATGATGATCACAAACTATAATATGCTTACATGTTATGATTAGAAATAACATACTTGTGAATGTTAAAGTGTTATTGTTTTGCCAAAAAGGCAAATCTCTATGTATCATGCATAAAATCATGTGGAATTTACTAAATAATATGTGTAGGAGTATATTATTTAGGAGGATATATCTATACGTGAAAGTTGATATGTTTTGAGATTATGAGACTCTCTAGATAGTTGTGTTCTTTCATTAATAACTAATTTTAATGAAACTACTTGGCCGTTTGGAAAAGTTCTTTTTTTCCATATATTTCATAGCATAAATATTGTTAAGAGAATAACCATGCATACATCGATTTGTTAACTCTTAATGCGTTTCTACAATCATTAGGCTATTGTTATTCACGAGAAGAATTTGTTTAATTGATTGTACAGATAGACGATTATATTCGAGAAAAGTAATCAACATTCATGCTCCATAATAGCTCAATATTTACTTAAGGAGCGAAATTTGAATCTATTATACTATTTCATATCCACATAAACTTGTATTTTATCTTTTCATGTATAATTATTTAGTCTTTTTCTTAAGTTTAAATATTTACTCAAAACTATGCtctaataatcaacaacaacaacaacccagtataatcccacttagtggggtctggggagggtagtgtgtacgcagaccttacccctaccctggggtaaaGAGACAGTTTCCAAATAGATCCCCGACATTCTTCCCTCCAAGAATtttccaccttgctcttggggagactcgaactcacaatctcttggttggaagtggaagtTGCTTACCATTAGAGCAACCCCTCCAAAAACTATGCTCTAATAATATTGGTATTAATTTACTAAATTGCGTACTATGTACATAACTAGGCATACACGTGCAACACACGTGACGAGAAACTAGtatacaaaaaacaaaaagattaTTTGTTAATATTTTTGCGCATGCATTATTGATAGAAAGCATCTAAAGAattaaaaaactttaaaaattcctTTTTGATGAAAGAATAAATATGTTATCATCCTAAAATATCTAGATCAGTAATCATATACATGACGAAATTGCAGAGAACACATTTGCTATCATATTATATAGTAGATagcaaaacccggaaaatacgtaAGTATATTagactggagttccaggataagtatgctggaactccagcataatatgatggagttccagcataagtacactagaactccaacataatatactggagttccagcaagtataattgtccagtataatatactggagtttggagcaccggtgctccagtctccagtatattatactggagtcagcaaagtataccggtccagcataatatgctggagttcatacacaggtgcaccgaactccagtatattatactggaccagtctctgttgcagcaaaatagtgactatttttaaTTAACTTCGTAaacgttggctatttttgaatgaccaatccgaaaactggctataccgtgctatttttactgtATTAACTCGAAACAGGAGGCCCAATTTGAATATCAGTCAAAGGCATAAAACAGAAAGTACCATAAGCGACATACTGGTAAATGCAGCAAAGAATATAAGAaacctaattttttttttaaaaaacaattctCTGCTAACAATCCAATCACACTGGTTAATTAGTAATACTACGTCTCCAAAAACAAATGTTATAGGCTACAATGGTGGAGCACAATGTAACTTCCCATTACCTTTGCGAATTAAAAGGTTAACGAAGCAGACACTAACTGTTAAATTAGGCTTTTAGCTCACGATGCATCTAAAGTGCAGTAACACTAAAAGTACTACAAAATAGTTGATATCTCTATTAAATCGTACATCGAAATGCTTTTATTTGATGAATTTGGGTGAATATAGCTGAAGATTTTAGTGTAGATAgatgaaaaaaatagaaagaatactTGATAAGACACACTTGACATGTTTTTAGATCAATAAGTAATTGGTAGGAAATAAAAGTTTAAAGTAACAAATTTATCATGTATGTTACTTGCTTTAGACCAAAGCATATTGAGATGCCAAATGACATTCAATGCAATATTTTTTTCAGACAAAATCAGTCTACACGTTGCAcatataaataaaacaaatgaCAATAGAAAATATTccaataaaataatttctttagtttatggtgaaattatattttttacgTAAAATAATTTATAGTTAGAAAAAGCTGACATACATATTTAAGTCATAAAAAATCTACCATAAATATCAAGTCTAAATTTATTGTCATTGCAAACTACACTATATTCTTCCTCAAACTAGAGTTAGTCGAACTACAAATATCTCATGAACTTCACCAACAAACTCTCAATCACATAGCATCAACAGATCCACTTATCTAACCTTTGTTCTATTCATGTAGTAACATCTCTTATGTGGACAAAAAAGAGTCCTTTCATATTCGGACCCGATAGGAGTGACTAAAGTTTGTCTGTTGTTTCAAACAccattaaagataaaaataataatttagcagacTTGTGGGTATAGGAACTGACAGCAGGACTTAAATTTTCCCAGAATAAAGCCAAAATTGAAATGCTGCACCTAAAAATAGTAGTTATTGACAAGGACTACTCCCTTAAAAGTCATCTCAATCAAAATTTGCTAATTTCTTAGCCATAAATCAGAAACAAATATGTATTCTGACATATGCACCAAGTATTTGTTTCGAAAAATCGTGAGCAAAAGAGATACAATTCACTATCCTGCATGTAAGAAATTTAATAGAGTAATCTAAAATATGAAGAAAACCAAATTGGATCTATCAAATCACATCATCAAGAAATGGGTGCaacaaagaaagaaggaaaatgaagTAGAATCTACCAAAAATCACAAGTACAATAGAGTTAACGCCATAAGCAACCACAAACCAATCAATCAAACAATTTCACAATTTAAAAGATTGAAGAACAGAAAAAGAGTAGAAGAAAGTTGAGATACAAACAGAGATAATCTTTTAAATGAGAGAGAAATAGTGAGATGTGAAGTAGTACTATAGACTATAATTGAATGTAAGTGCAGTACACGTGATTTTGCTCAAATAATAGTAGCACACGTGTGTCCCTTTGAGAAGACATGAAGAATTACCTATTACCCTTAATTTTTTTGAAATCCCAATGTTCTTACACCACAAGTCCGGCTTCTAAATAATAGCAAAGTAACATAAAGGAAAATTATTAGCTCAACTCGTTGCTTTTAATTTCTTAAGTGATCAATCATAGATAGCTTTATTCATTCCCACTCGGAAGAAATTCCAAACATTTATTCATATTTCTTATAGCACGGCAAACCTTAGAATCAACGCAATATGTATTTGGAGATTGGTGTAAATGTTATTGTGATTAAGCACAAAAATATATGTTACACATGATTTCTCTAGACTAATGACATAACCTTTATATTCCATGCGAGTACCATTCATTACCGAAAAAGGAAGAACAAAAAATTCATTGATtcgttcattttttttcttttaataactgTTTGAATCAAATGTCATTCTTTAACATGAACTcgaatcaaatcaaatcaaatcaagtTAGTTTTCACTTTCGTTTAATTCAATTTTCAAGTACAAGATACCTTCTAAATTCTTTGTTCAATCAAATAccatcataaaaaataaaatgaatggaGTAATTATGCTTGAAATTTAGCTCCCGATTGATGGAAAATGCCAATTAAAGAGGGGGACATATTTCTTAATGGTATGAATAATTCATATGTAAAGGTAATGGTTAAAGAAGACAACCTAAGATGTTGTGGTAGAAATCAAGCAAAATAGCATGGTAGTCGGTCTACCTTCTCCTTCATTCTCGAACAAACATGATCATCATGAGCCATCCTTTGTTTTCTGTTTTACCTGTCAAATATTTTTTTGTCCATTCATCCCCGCCATGTCCGCTCTTAGACACCTTTCACCACCCTATAAAAGCCACCTTTACCACTCTGTTTAATTCATTCTTTAGCCACCGAAGTATTTCTCTGATCATAAAGAGAAGTACTTATAATAAAGAATCAAATAACTCCCTATCAATAAAACCCAAAACTCAAAAAACAAAtcaagaaacaaaagaaaaaatggcaCGCCCAGTAATTGCATTGGCTCTCGTCTTCGTTGCCCTTGTTGCAGGATTGGCACAAGCCATTTCCCCTGCTTCATCCCCTGAAGCAGCTAGCATTCCATCAGCAGATTCCATTTCCATTACCCCTTCTGCGTCTCAAGCTCCAGAAGCCTCGAGCCCAGTTTCATCTTCTGATGTGGAGCCCTCATCTCCCCCCGCACCCGCCAGTGAGGCTAGTGCACCAAATGCAGCTGCACCTAAGTCAACAATTTCTGCAGCACCTCAGGCTGGTGCACCAAATGGTGCTTCccctgttgctgctgctgctgctggtCCTGGGGTTTCAACTGCTGCCAATGATGACTACTACTGAAACACCTAATTAAGGCTAATGATTTGGATTTCTATACTAAGATGCATTGATCGACATGTTTGAATGATTAGCTGAATGGTGTTTGGGATTAGAGTGATTCTTTTTTTCGAATGTAAGATTTCCCGAGTTTAGTTATAATAAAAAGCCATATAGATGGATGTTTTTGAATAGTTTCAGGATATGCATAATCATTCTTTCTTTGTCATGGAATTTTATTTAACCATGTTAGGAGTTTTTGCAAGGGTCTTAAGCATGATAATTAATAATTACTCTCTTTTAAACATTTCTCTTAATTAATATTCAATTAGTTGGAGCAGTAAGGGTGAATTAGAGAAAAAAGTAATACATGCCTCTTGTTTTTTctaaaatgtaaaatattttggaacaaatttaaaatgccaaaacaacACATAATATTGGACCTGAAATAGTAATGAATTAGTGCATAATTATCACTTCCCATCCCAATATATGTGTAGCTCTTTCTTTTTTAGTCCGTCGGAAAAATGAtatctttttatatttaaaaacaaTTTAATCTTAAAATTTTTTGTTTTACCTTAATGAAACGATTTAAAACCATAAAAATATATATGACTTGTTAGGAACCTCATTTACTAGTTTTAAAAATCTTTCTTTGATAAGCTCTGGTGCTTATTAAAACAATGTCATGTAAATTGGGAAGGAAAGTGTAATTCATTGAGATAAAGTAAAGACAAAATCAACCTAGTCATTTTTCAATTCATCCTTCGGAAACCCTTAAGTTATCGGGTTAAGTAGTTGTATTTTGAATATTTAGAACACAAGATAATGTTTTACTCTTCTTGTCCCCAATTGGATAATGTTTGTTTACTATTCCATGTGAATGCCCATCATACAATAAAAATATAGTTAGACAATAACTATAAAATTTACTGctacaacaaagaaacaaattaTCTACTCCGAATTGGCCAAGTTGGAGACAAAAGATTAAATTATCGCCATATTATATTCCATTCATGAAGATTTTCTTATTTAGGGGTTAGTCAGTAATTAAGCAAGAGAGCAAGACACCACAAACTCTTACGTAATAGAtatagaagtgaattaactaattaattagtaGGAGTTTTAGACGCTAATTGTGCGATAAGGAGAGCCGCCTATGACTTGGAGACTCTCTTTGATaggtggaaattggaatagcAGCACTTTGTCCTTGTCTCTCACTCCAACCATGTGCAAGTGTTCATAATCTTCCCTTTCCTTCCCTCTGTATAATAGCCTCTGCTCCTTTGGTTCCAAACCAGTTACCATTGACAGCATCATCTTCAATTCACCTGAAAAACCAACAAAAATGCATTTGGTTTCAATAAGATTGGTATAGCTGCAGGCAACTTCCATTAATTATTACATGTATATATGTAGTTACTTTTTAGGTGTATTAATTAGCATTGTATGTTTGTGAAAACAATTGAATATCTAACCGAAAATCTTAATATTATAGGTAGGGTAAATGTAGTATTTGGATGAATATAACATTCTGTAGAACCTTTTTGCACGTGTAACTCTGGTTTTAAGGTTTACATGTATATTTGAttgtttttggcttttctttttcgagaaaagagagagagagttggaGGGTCAATAAGGCGAGCCTGGAGCTGACAGACATATATTAAACTCAATAGGCTAATAATCATAAGGAGCAATATGTTAGTGGCTCGATGAGCTGAATTGAGAGAGAGGGAAGCTCAAAGCCAGTGATAGAGCCACCTTATCAAACTAACATTCTTTGGTGGGAAAAATATACTTTATAGGTAGATAAATATTTAGTTTTATATGCATATATACTATATGGTGGATTTCCCGTTAATATTTTCCTATggttacttttatatattttaacacTTCTTAATGAAAATCCATTGGCATAAAGAGAGAACTCACTTATACAAACAGATTCATCAAAGTTAATATTACTAACACCATATGACTTTATGATCATCTcgtttaaaaatttaaattcgtACTTTATTCCTTCCTAATCAAGGCCAAGTGCAGAGAGCAGAACAAGAGGCTTACCAAAAGTTGAAGTGGGTTGGATAGATATGTCATGCCAATTAGAAACAGTTGAGACTCGAAGTGTGATGATCGTTTCTCCACCATTAATGTTGTCACATTCTCTTTTTTGAACTAGCATACCTCCTGGACGTAATTCCCACTTGATTTCACCACAATTAATGCTCTTGCTTCCCACAATACTTTTCCCTGCTGCCTCAGTCCCACTTCTTCTAACTTTCGAATTACTTCTGGATAACCTCTTTGA
Proteins encoded in this region:
- the LOC107827129 gene encoding BAG family molecular chaperone regulator 2-like — encoded protein: MIKLRSKRLSRSNSKVRRSGTEAAGKSIVGSKSINCGEIKWELRPGGMLVQKRECDNINGGETIITLRVSTVSNWHDISIQPTSTFGELKMMLSMVTGLEPKEQRLLYRGKEREDYEHLHMVGVRDKDKVLLFQFPPIKESLQVIGGSPYRTISV